The following are encoded in a window of Mustela nigripes isolate SB6536 chromosome 1, MUSNIG.SB6536, whole genome shotgun sequence genomic DNA:
- the LRRC32 gene encoding transforming growth factor beta activator LRRC32, with protein MSHQILLLLAVLTRGLPISQQQDKAPCEMVDKEVSCQALGLLQVPSTLPRDIEALDLSGNHLRSILASPLGFYTALRQLDLSTNEISFIQTGVFQALPHLEHLNLAHNHLAAGTVLSTPGLGPLPRVTSLDLSGNSLYSGLVERLLGEAPALRALSLAQNSLTRLGRRTFWGTPALERLDLHSNVLMDIEDGAFEALPHLAHLNLSRNSLTCISDFSLQQLRVLDLSCNSIEAFQTAPDPQAEYQLAWLDLRENKLLHFPDLASLPRLLYLNVSNNLIRLPTGLAQGGEGIHAPSEGWSALPFSNPSRNASGHALSQLLNLDLSYNEIELVPEGFLEPLTSLRFLNLSRNCLRAFVGLRAGFLPCLVHLDVSHNALATLALGTRALGSLRTLLLQDNALQDLPPYTFTGLASLQRLNLQGNQVRPCGGPAAPGPLGCVAFSGLSSLRSLNLVGNGMERLRAGAFLHTPLTELDLSGNPGLDVVSGALAGLEASLEVLALQGNGLAVLQVDLPFFSCLKRLNLAENRLSHLPAWTQAVSLEVLDLRNNSFSLLPGSAMGGLESSLRRLYLQGNPLSCCGNGWLAAQLHRGHVDVDVTQDLTCRFGSQEEVALSHVRPEDCEKGGLKNINLIIILTFVLVSAILLTTLATCCCVRRQKFNQQYKA; from the exons ATGAGCCACCAGATCCTGCTGCTCCTGGCCGTGCTGACCCGGGGCCTGCCCATCTCCCAACAGCAAGATAAGGCGCCCTGTGAGATG GTCGACAAGGAGGTATCGTGCCAGGCTCTTGGCCTGCTCCAGGTCCCGTCGACGCTCCCGCGGGACATCGAGGCCCTCGACCTATCTGGAAACCACCTGCGGAGCATCCTGGCCTCCCCCCTGGGCTTCTACACGGCACTTCGCCAGCTGGACCTGAGCACCAATGAGATCAGCTTCATCCAGACGGGGGTCTTCCAGGCCCTGCCCCACCTGGAGCACCTCAACCTGGCCCATAACCACTTGGCGGCGGGTACCGTGCTGAGCACCCCTGGCCTGGGCCCCCTGCCTCGTGTGACCTCCCTGGACCTGTCCGGGAACAGCCTGTACAGTGGCCTGGTGGAGCGGCTGCTGGGGGAGGCACCCGCCCTGCGCGCCCTCTCGCTGGCGCAGAACAGCCTCACGCGCCTGGGCCGCCGCACCTTCTGGGGCACGCCCGCGCTGGAGCGGCTGGACCTCCACAGCAACGTGCTCATGGACATTGAGGACGGAGCTTTCGAGGCCCTGCCCCACCTGGCCCACCTGAATCTCTCCAGGAACTCCCTCACCTGCATCTCGGACTTCAGCCTCCAGCAGCTGCGTGTGCTCGACCTGAGCTGCAACAGCATCGAGGCCTTTCAGACGGCCCCGGACCCGCAGGCTGAGTATCAGCTGGCCTGGCTCGACCTGCGGGAGAACAAACTGCTCCACTTCCCAGACCTGGCCTCGCTTCCCAGACTCCTCTACCTGAACGTGTCCAACAACCTCATCCGGCTCCCGACGGGGCTGGCCCAGGGCGGAGAGGGCATCCACGCACCTTCTGAGGGGTGGTCGGCCCTGCCCTTCTCCAACCCCAGCCGGAATGCCAGCGGCCAcgccctctcccagctcctgaaTCTGGATTTGAGCTACAATGAGATTGAGCTGGTCCCCGAGGGCTTTCTTGAGCCCCTGACCTCCCTTCGCTTCCTAAATCTCAGCCGGAACTGCCTGCGAGCCTTTGTGGGGCTGCGTGCCGGCTTCCTGCCTTGCCTCGTGCACCTCGACGTGAGCCACAATGCGCTGGCGACGCTGGCGCTGGGCACCAGAGCCCTGGGGTCCCTGCGGACGCTGCTTCTCCAGGACAATGCCCTGCAGGACCTGCCCCCATACACTTTCACCGGCCTGGCCAGTTTGCAGAGGCTGAACCTTCAGGGAAACCAGGTCAGGCCTTGTGGGGGGCCGGCAGCGCCTGGGCCCCTGGGCTGTGTGGCCTTCTCTGGCCTGTCCTCCCTCCGCAGCCTGAACCTGGTGGGCAATGGGATGGAACGGCTGCGGGCAGGTGCCTTCCTCCACACGCCACTTACTGAGCTGGACCTGTCAGGGAACCCGGGGCTGGATGTGGTCTCGGGGGCCCTGGCAGGCCTGGAGGCCTCCTTGGAGGTCCTGGCCCTGCAAGGCAATGGGCTGGCTGTCCTCCAAGTGGACCTGCCCTTCTTCAGCTGCCTTAAGCGTCTCAACCTGGCCGAGAATCGCCTGAGCCACCTGCCAGCCTGGACGCAGGCCGTGTCCCTGGAGGTGCTGGACCTGAGGAACAACAGCTTCAGCCTCCTGCCGGGCAGTGCCATGGGAGGCCTGGAGTCCAGCCTGCGGCGCCTTTACCTGCAGGGCAACCCACTAAGCTGTTGCGGCAatggctggctggctgcccaGCTTCACCGGGGCCATGTGGACGTGGACGTGACCCAGGACCTGACCTGCCGCTTCGGCTCCCAGGAGGAGGTGGCCCTGAGCCACGTGCGCCCCGAGGACTGTGAGAAGGGAGGACTCAAGAACATCAACCTCATCATCATTCTCACCTTTGTGCTGGTCTCGGCCATCCTCCTCACCACCCTGGCCACCTGTTGCTGTGTCCGCCGGCAAAAGTTCAACCAACAGTACAAAGCCTAG